The sequence AAGTCTATGATTGAGCTAGCGTTGAGCTAGTAATTCAAGAAGCAACAACATTATTAAAATAAAAAAAGTTCTTCAGTAAGAAGAGCTTTTTTTATTCCTTAATATTAAAAACTTTTAAAGCATTTTTTGTTGTAATACGAATCATTTCACTAACCGGAATATCTTTTATTTTAGCAATTTGAGCAACTGTATAAGCAATATATTTCGGATAGTTTTTTTGTCCCCGGTATGGATCAGGAGTTAAATATGGTGCATCAGTTTCCACTAAAATTTTATCCAGTGGAACCATTTTTGCAACTTCTCGCAATTGATTAGCATTTTTAAAAGTAACTGTCCCAGAGAAAGATATATAAAATCCTAAATCTAAAAACTTTTTAGCAGTCTCAACATCACCAGAATAACAATGCATTAAACCTTTTGTAATTTTTTCGGTTTTTAAAATATGTAAGCATTCTTCATATGCATCACGACAATGAATTGCAACAGGTAAATCATGTTTTTTAGCAAGATGTAACTGCTTAATAAATCACTCTTTTTGTAAATCATGACTAACATGCTTATGGTAATAATCTAACCCAATTTCACCAACAGCAATAACTTTACTATTATTTAATAATTTATCTAAATCCTTTAAATCTTCTGCCCCATAACGAGCAACATCTGTTGGATGAATTCCGATTGTTGCATAAACAAAATCAAATTCATTTGCTGCTTGAATTGCTTTTTTACTTGATTCGATATCATAACCAACATTGTTAAATCATTTTACCCCACTAAATTTGGCATCTTCCAAAATTAATGCTGTTTCTTCATCTTTATATTCCTCTGACATTAAATGACAGT is a genomic window of Spiroplasma syrphidicola EA-1 containing:
- a CDS encoding TatD family hydrolase encodes the protein MQGIFDTHCHLMSEEYKDEETALILEDAKFSGVKWFNNVGYDIESSKKAIQAANEFDFVYATIGIHPTDVARYGAEDLKDLDKLLNNSKVIAVGEIGLDYYHKHVSHDLQKEWFIKQLHLAKKHDLPVAIHCRDAYEECLHILKTEKITKGLMHCYSGDVETAKKFLDLGFYISFSGTVTFKNANQLREVAKMVPLDKILVETDAPYLTPDPYRGQKNYPKYIAYTVAQIAKIKDIPVSEMIRITTKNALKVFNIKE